The following are encoded in a window of Candida dubliniensis CD36 chromosome 4, complete sequence genomic DNA:
- a CDS encoding zinc ion homeostasis protein, putative (Similar to S. cerevisiae MSC2;~In S. cerevisiae: member of the cation diffusion facilitator family, localizes to the endoplasmic reticulum and nucleus; mutations affect the cellular distribution of zinc and also confer defects in meiotic recombination between homologous chromatids) produces the protein MDFKSRYESSLTLTKFFGSLPLLVAFPLVFLSHSLSTTSFEFAYENTILLNIFLASACLSIVILAHRLNVLPISNTTATASGSNKMSTIYLLSTFYVIYTSASFLPANRVAVLYLGLFLNSWNFYTPLAFVLDCYTNFKEFYALHIVFTYSLVILGYYLLSYKLNSTSLSNLLSSLDKPTVFGTLILSALSLAFYNPSVFNFSMIGVNIATFIVFMIAIQEFQMRDSRLSSVFVSFLLELLQYVVLSQKPSFSQILNVALAGAVTPDKSYYFEQEEEKGTSHGHKITNNSAPILRELMGHSDTRAIFNFLLLNATFMFVQFLYSFRSKSLGLLSDSLHMALDCMSLVLGLIAGVISKHEIDSNGKYPFGLKNFEILAGFTNGTLLVGISGSILFEAIGRLFNPVHLQKTTELIIVSILGLLVNLVGIFAFNHGHSHGHSHGHSHGPSHSHEHSHGHSHEHSHSPECNSEDEHDHMNDNMKGIFLHIMADALGSVGVVISTILTKYFLWDGFDPIASIIIATLIFVSAVPLIKSTASTLLLSISKTKEDQIRNILHEVQQVKGVRSLTTPRFWPGPRNNVCGYVHVQVYRGENTSYIKRQCEKMFESRNMDVMLQIENDYDDCWCRK, from the coding sequence atgGATTTTAAAAGCCGATACGAATCATCACTAACCCTTACAAAGTTTTTTGGCTCATTGCCTTTACTCGTGGCGTTTCCCCTAGTGTTTTTATCTCATAGTCTAAGTACAAcatcatttgaatttgcTTATGAAAACACCATACTATTAAACATCTTTTTAGCATCAGCGTGTCTTTCAATAGTAATACTAGCTCATCGTTTAAATGTTTTACCTATAAGCAATACTACCGCCACCGCCAGCGGATCAAACAAAATGTCTACCATTTATCTTCTTTCTACATTTTATGTCATATATACGTCGGCATCATTTCTACCGGCAAACAGAGTGGCAGTATTGTATTTGGGATTGTTTTTGAACTCGTGGAATTTCTACACTCCATTGGCATTTGTTTTGGATTGTTATACTAATTTCAAGGAATTCTATGCCCTCCACATTGTATTCACATACTCATTGGTAATACTTGGATATTACTTATTGTCCTATAAATTGAACCTGACCTCATTGTCgaatttattatcttcaCTCGATAAACCCACCGTTTTTGGTACGCTTATTTTGAGTGCATTGTCACTTGCATTCTACAATCCATCCGTGTTTAATTTCAGTATGATAGGAGTTAACATTGCTACATTTATTGTGTTTATGATAGCAATCCAAGAGTTTCAAATGAGAGATAGCAGATTGTCAAGTGtatttgtttcatttttacTTGAACTTTTGCAATATGTTGTGTTATCACAGAAACCGTCGTTTTCACAAATACTAAATGTTGCGCTTGCAGGAGCAGTGACCCCTGACAAATCGTATTATtttgaacaagaagaagaaaaagggACCAGTCACGGACATAAAATAACCAACAATTCAGCTCCCATTCTTAGAGAGCTAATGGGACATTCTGATACTCGAGCCATTTTCAACTTTCTTTTACTTAATGCTACATTTATGtttgttcaatttctaTACTCGTTTAGATCTAAATCATTAGGATTACTTTCTGACTCATTGCACATGGCTTTAGACTGTATGTCATTAGTTTTGGGATTAATTGCTGGTGTCATATCCAAACACGAAATAGATAGCAATGGGAAATACCCCTTTGGcttaaaaaattttgagaTTTTGGCAGGATTTACCAATGGGACATTGTTAGTCGGTATTAGTGGATCCATTTTATTTGAGGCCATTGGCAGGTTATTTAACCCAGTTCATTTACAAAAGACTACGGaattgataattgtttcaatattGGGATTGCTAGTTAACTTGGTTGGAATATTTGCCTTTAATCATGGCCATTCCCATGGTCATTCCCATGGTCACTCTCATGGTCCCTCTCATAGCCATGAACATTCACATGGGCATTCTCATGAACACCTGCATAGCCCTGAATGCAACTCAGAAGATGAACACGACCATATGAATGACAACATGAAGGGTATTTTTTTGCACATAATGGCAGACGCCTTGGGTTCGGTTGGTGTTGTAATCTCAACAATATTAACAAAATACTTTTTGTGGGATGGATTTGATCCGATAGCGTCAATTATAATTGCCACTTTGATTTTTGTGTCTGCAGTTcctttaattaaatcaacagCCTCGACCTTGTTGTTAAGTATCTCAAAAACTAAAGAAGACCAGATTCGGAATATTTTGCACGAAGTTCAACAAGTCAAAGGAGTGAGATCTCTCACAACGCCAAGGTTCTGGCCCGGTCCTAGAAATAATGTTTGTGGGTATGTTCATGTTCAAGTTTACCGAGGGGAAAATACGTCTTATATCAAGCGACAATGTGAGAAAATGTTTGAGAGCAGGAACATGGATGTGATGCTACAGATTGAAAACGATTACGATGATTGTTGGTGCAGAAAGTAG
- a CDS encoding transcription factor, putative: MSRTGVLVLGPAGVGKSTFCNSMIAYMQSIGRRAHIVNLDPAANPTEYEFTIDVKDLISLQDVMEEMELGPNGGLVYCFEFLLNNLDWLDEEIGDYNDEYLIFDCPGQIELYTHIPVLPTIVRHLQTSLNFNLCATYLLEAPFIIDNSKFFSGALSAMSAMILLELPHINILSKIDLVKDEYSRKQLKKFLNPDPLLLAKQEDYINPKFAKLTQSIANLVDDFGMVQFLPLDCSKDSRSVETILSYIDDVTQWSEAQEPKEPHDEVELPDEAF; this comes from the coding sequence ATGTCAAGAACTGGAGTATTAGTATTAGGACCTGCAGGTGTAGGTAAATCCacattttgtaattccaTGATTGCGTATATGCAATCTATAGGACGTAGGGCCCATATTGTCAACTTGGATCCAGCAGCCAACCCAACCGAATACGAATTCACAATCGACGTCAAGgatttaatatcattacaAGATGTCATGGAAGAGATGGAATTAGGACCAAATGGAGGGTTGGTTTATTGCTTTGAGTTTTTACTAAATAATCTCGACTGGctagatgaagaaattggtGATTACAACGACGAGTACttgatttttgattgtCCTGGACAAATCGAACTATATACTCATATACCAGTATTGCCAACTATAGTAAGACACTTGCAGACATCATTGAATTTCAACTTATGTGCCACCTATCTATTAGAAGCTCCATTTATCATTGATAACTCAAAGTTCTTCTCTGGTGCCTTAAGTGCCATGTCAGCCATGATTTTATTAGAATTACCACACATTAATATATTATCCAAAATTGATCTAGTGAAAGATGAATACAGCAGGAAACagttgaagaaatttttgaatcCTGATCCTTTATTGCTTGCAAAACAAGAAGACTACATAAATCCCAAATTTGCCAAATTGACTCAATCGATTGCTAATTTGGTCGATGATTTTGGAATGGTGCAGTTTTTGCCATTGGATTGTTCAAAGGATAGCAGAAGTGTAGAGACAATTTTAAgttatattgatgatgtaACACAATGGAGCGAGGCTCAAGAACCAAAAGAGCCTCACGATGAAGTCGAGTTACCAGATGAGGCATTTTAA
- a CDS encoding RuvB-like DNA helicase, putative (Similar to S. cerevisiae RVB1;~In S. cerevisiae: involved in transcription regulation; component of chromatin remodeling complexes; required for assembly and function of the INO80 complex; member of the RUVB-like protein family), with protein MVQITEVKENQSSRESRTAAHTHIKGLGLNEQGIAKPIEGGFVGQNEAREACGIIVDLIKSKKMSGKAVLIAGPPATGKTALALAISQELGPKVPFCPIVGSELYSAEVKKTSALMENFRRAIGLRIKETKEVYEGEVIELTPEEAENPLGGYGKTISHVIVGLKSAKGTKTLRLDPVIYESIQKERVTIGDVIYIEANTGAVKRVGRSDAYATEFDLEAEEYVPLPKGEVHKKKEIVQDVTLHDLDVANARPQGGQDVLSMMGQLLKPKKTEITDKLRTEVNKVVSKYIEQGVAELVPGVLFIDEVNMLDVEIFTYLNRALESSIAPIVVLASNRGLTTVRGSDDGVKAPHGCPPDLIDRLLIVRTLPYNQEEIKTIIGKRASLEGLILTDDALEKLSKQGLSTSLRYAVQLLTPAGVLSTTAGRSEITVQDIEECEFLFLDSRRSTKVLQETKTFL; from the coding sequence ATGGTACAAATAACAGaagtaaaagaaaatcaatcatCTAGAGAAAGCAGAACTGCTGCTCATACTCACATTAAAGGGTTAGGTCTTAATGAACAAGGTATTGCAAAACCAATAGAAGGAGGATTTGTTGGACAAAATGAAGCCCGTGAAGCCTGTGgaataattgttgatttaatcaaatcGAAAAAAATGTCTGGTAAAGCTGTTTTAATAGCTGGTCCACCAGCAACTGGTAAAACCGCTTTAGCCTTAGCTATATCGCAAGAATTGGGTCCTAAAGTTCCATTTTGCCCCATTGTTGGGTCGGAATTATATTCTGCAGAAGTCAAGAAAACCCTGGCATTAATGGAGAATTTCAGAAGAGCAATAGGTTTGAGAATCAAAGAAACCAAAGAAGTTTATGAAGGAGAAGTTATTGAATTGACTCCTGAAGAAGCTGAAAACCCGTTAGGTGGATATGGCAAAACTATTAGTCATGTGATTGTTGGGTTAAAATCAGCCAAGGGGACCAAGACTCTTAGATTGGATCCTGTTATTTATGAAAGCATTCAGAAAGAAAGAGTAACTATTGGGGATGTGATTTATATTGAAGCAAACACTGGTGCTGTCAAGCGTGTTGGTAGATCAGATGCCTATGCCAcagaatttgatttagaaGCAGAGGAATACGTTCCGTTGCCAAAGGGGGAAGTTcataagaaaaaagaaattgttcAAGATGTTACATTACATGATTTGGATGTAGCCAATGCCAGACCTCAAGGAGGACAAGATGTTTTGTCAATGATGGGACAATTATTGAAACCTAAGAAAACCGAAATCACTGACAAATTAAGAACTGAAGTCAACAAAGTTGTATCCAAATACATTGAGCAAGGTGTTGCAGAATTAGTGCCTGGCGTTTTGTTTATCGATGAAGTTAATATGTTGGATGTGGAAATTTTCACCTACTTGAATCGTGCATTGGAAAGCTCAATAGCcccaattgttgttttggcATCCAATAGAGGGTTAACTACAGTAAGAGGATCTGATGATGGAGTCAAAGCTCCTCATGGATGTCCACCTGATCTAATCGATAGATTGTTAATCGTTAGAACATTGCCTTAcaatcaagaagaaatcaaaactaTTATTGGTAAAAGAGCAAGTTTGGAAGGATTGATATTGACTGATGACGCTTTAGAAAAATTGTCAAAACAAGGTTTGAGTACATCGTTACGTTATGCAGTACAATTATTAACCCCAGCAGGTGTTTTAAGTACAACTGCAGGTCGTTCTGAGATTACTGTTCaagatattgaagaatGTGAGTTCTTATTCTTGGATTCCCGTCGTTCAACAAAAGTTTTGCAAGAGACCAAGACTTTCCtttaa
- a CDS encoding NADPH dehydrogenase, putative (Similar to S. cerevisiae OYE3), with protein sequence MTIPYEVKPSDEIKGAPEVSYYTPEQPVPAGTFYPQSPDEVAPKIFQPLKIGKLTLHNRIGVSPMCQYSADYNFEATPYHLIHYGSLVVRGPGITIVESTAVSPEGGLSPHDLGIWKDEQAQKLKPIVDYAHSQKQLIAIQLGHGGRKASGQPLFLHLEQVADKSVNGFADKAVAPSPLAFRPNGNLPVPNELTKEEIKRIVKDFGAAAKRAIEISGFDAVEIHGAHGYLINEFYSPISNKRTDEYGGSFENRTRFLKEVIDSVKSSIPKDAPVFLRISAAENSPDPEAWTIEDSKKLADILIEKGIALVDVSSGGNDYRQPPRSGISKELREPIHVPLSRAIKQHVGDKLLVSSVGGLEKDPELLNKYLEEGAFDFALIGRGFLRNPGLVWEFADKLGVRLHQALQLGWGFWPNKQQIIDLIERTSKLDVN encoded by the coding sequence ATGACAATTCCATACGAAGTTAAACCATCAGATGAAATCAAGGGTGCTCCTGAGGTTTCCTATTACACTCCAGAACAACCTGTTCCAGCTGGTACTTTTTACCCTCAATCACCAGATGAAGTTGCTCCCAAGATTTTCCAACCTTTAAAGATTGGTAAGCTTACTTTGCATAATAGAATCGGTGTCTCGCCAATGTGTCAATACTCTGCtgattataattttgaagCAACTCCCTACCATTTAATCCATTATGGTTCGTTGGTCGTTCGTGGTCCAGGAATAACTATTGTTGAAAGCACTGCTGTTTCTCCAGAGGGTGGATTATCGCCTCACGATTTGGGAATTTGGAAGGACGAGCAAGCAcagaaattgaaaccaattgttgattatgCACATTCGCAAAAGCAATTGATTGCCATCCAATTAGGTCATGGTGGTAGAAAAGCATCTGGTCAGCCATTATTTTTGCATTTGGAACAAGTTGCTGACAAATCTGTCAATGGGTTTGCCGACAAAGCTGTTGCTCCTTCTCCATTGGCATTCAGACCAAATGGTAATTTACCAGTTCCTAATGAATTAACCAAAGAGGAAATCAAGCGTATTGTTAAGGATTTTGGTGCTGCCGCTAAAAGGGCTATTGAGATCAGTGGATTTGATGCAGTGGAGATCCATGGTGCTCATGgttatttgattaatgaGTTTTATAGtccaatttcaaacaaGAGAACGGATGAATACGGTGGCAGTTTTGAAAACAGAACCAGATTTTTGAAAGAAGTTATTGATAGTGTTAAGTCGAGTATTCCAAAGGATGCCCCAGTGTTTTTGAGAATCTCTGCTGCTGAAAATAGTCCTGATCCAGAAGCTTGGACTATTGAAGactcaaaaaaattagctgacattttaattgaaaaggGCATAGCATTGGTAGATGTGTCATCTGGTGGTAATGATTACAGACAGCCACCAAGATCAGGAATCAGTAAAGAGTTAAGAGAGCCAATCCATGTTCCCTTGTCTCGTGCAATTAAGCAACATGTTGGCGACAAGCTATTAGTCAGTTCAGTAGGTGGATTAGAGAAAGATCCTGAATTACTCAACAAGTATTTGGAAGAAGGAGCATTTGATTTTGCTTTGATCGGTAGAGGATTTTTAAGAAATCCAGGTTTGGTCTGGGAGTTTGCTGATAAACTTGGTGTCAGACTTCATCAGGCTTTGCAGTTAGGTTGGGGTTTCTGGcccaacaaacaacaaattattgatttgattgaaagAACATCTAAATTAGACGTAAATTAG
- the CZF1 gene encoding Zn(2)-C6 fungal-type DNA-binding protein, putative, with protein MSSLPNTNWNDPNNGKSNIRTTHQAQPSTNVSPPNNRSVPISGSVGGPQYGSSQLSNEYSRNPSTIGGPSYPLQQNQRGYLQNTGYPIQQVPQQRSGDKLQQVPSSQQQQQPLYQQYPPQQMGYLAGDMYNPQHQEYVQMNQLPNQQYNLQQRQQVQGQQLKSQLNDQSTMMSTSTQQYPVQDFVNPYANPQNPAEQQQQHQHQQQQQPLRGQSQQWDGYQSQPLYPAVGNAIPSSSQQPVVAPSDQQQLKQQQPSPPEQVTKKKPGRKPKSRKLSDSSSELPSVSKTASSSSGSPTGVNSGKAITKRSRMGCLTCRQRKKRCCETRPRCTECTRLRLNCTWPKPGTEHKNKPKDQKDDENTIEHAEFGRIKVLRGIVEYRSK; from the coding sequence atgaGTTCATTACCCAATACCAATTGGAATGACCCTAACAATGGGAAATCTAATATTCGAACCACTCATCAAGCACAACCACTGACTAATGTATCGCCTCCTAATAACAGATCAGTACCAATATCGGGGTCAGTAGGAGGACCTCAGTACGGAAGCTCACAATTGTCAAATGAGTACTCTCGAAATCCTAGTACAATAGGCGGACCATCATACCCACTACAACAGAATCAGCGAGGGTATCTACAAAATACAGGCTATCCGATACAACAAGTCCCACAGCAAAGAAGTGGTGATAAACTACAGCAGGTTCCTTCTctgcagcagcagcaacaaccaTTATATCAGCAGTATCCTCCTCAACAAATGGGCTACCTAGCGGGTGATATGTACAACCCCCAGCACCAAGAATATGTGCAAATGAACCAACTACCAAACCAACAATACAATTTGCAACAAAGACAACAAGTACAAGGACAACAGCTTAAACTGCAACTAAATGATCAATCCACCATGATGTCTACATCAACACAGCAATATCCTGTACAAGATTTTGTCAATCCATACGCGAATCCACAGAATCCTgcagaacaacaacaacaacatcaacatcaacaacaacaacaaccacttCGAGGACAATCACAACAATGGGATGGGTATCAATCTCAACCCTTGTATCCCGCTGTTGGTAATGCTATACCTTCCTCAAGTCAGCAACCAGTTGTGGCCCCATCAGATCAGCAACAACTTAAACAACAGCAGCCACTGCCACCAGAACAGGTcacaaagaagaaacctggtagaaaaccaaaatcaagaaaattgTCAGACCTGAGTTCTGAACTACCTCTGGTTTCAAAAACGGCATCTAGTTCTTCGGGCTCGCCAACTGGAGTCAATTCTGGTAAAGCAATCACCAAAAGATCACGTATGGGATGCCTAACATGTCGTCAAAGGAAAAAGCGTTGTTGCGAAACTAGACCAAGGTGTACTGAGTGTACTAGGCTTCGTTTAAACTGCACATGGCCCAAGCCCGGTACAGAACACAAAAACAAGCCTAAGGATCAAAAAGATGACGAAAATACAATTGAGCATGCCGAGTTTGGTAGAATCAAAGTTTTGAGGGGTATCGTTGAGTACAGAAGCAAGTAA
- a CDS encoding vesicle transport protein, putative (Similar to S. cerevisiae SLY1;~In S. cerevisiae: hydrophilic protein involved in vesicle trafficking between the ER and Golgi; SM (Sec1/Munc-18) family protein that binds the tSNARE Sed5p and stimulates its assembly into a trans-SNARE membrane-protein complex) has protein sequence MSLDVTLRDRQISILQKMLHLNKEGSADLTLASKSEEIIWKVLVLDSKSRSVLSSVLRVNDLLKCGITVHSLINSKRANLPDVPVIYFVEPTIENILYIIEDLNQDRYDSFYINFTSSINRELLEEFAKKVSISGKSQKIKQVFDQYLDYIVTEPNLFSLNLPEIFTQFNSSNTDEEKIHKLVDVIANGLLSTIVSMDIIPVIRAQQNGPAEFVAQQLDLKLREYLSNTRGSTVATASIQQRPVLILLDRNFDLASMFSHSWFYQCMVSDVFQLQRNTIKITKHATKDGEKDSTKNYDVDPKDFFWNKYSHLPFPDAVESADAELNAYKNDAKEVTAKTGISSLDDIDPNANATANIQQAVEKLPELTARKATLDMHMDILSSLINELQAKNLDKYFEIEQNATDPKVLKEFLELLVVDSERDSSLDKLRTFIILTLLVDLTPDYIEKVKSIFKEKYPQVDLSSFNYILKFKEHSKLANLSTLNETSNNFTNQASQMNSSALLSGLSSKLYGLTEGKISEGLTSIATRIKSFIPEKKLLPITTIVEAIMDPVNASQQSVQLTDEYLYLDPKSRGGHSKPPKRQSYQESLVFVVGGGNYLEYQNLQEWANDPNKARKKVIYGSTEITSATEFLDECGVLGS, from the coding sequence ATGTCACTTGATGTAACTTTACGAGATAGGCAAATTTCTATTTTGCAAAAAATGCTTCATTTGAACAAGGAAGGTTCTGCAGACTTGACATTGGCATCCAAATCAGAAGAAATAATTTGGAAAGTCTTAGTATTAGATTCTAAATCTCGATCGGTTTTGTCATCGGTATTGAGAGTCAATGACTTGTTAAAATGTGGTATAACTGTTCATTCCTTGATCAATTCGAAAAGAGCAAATTTGCCTGATGTCCCAGTTATTTACTTTGTCGAACCAACAATTGAgaatattttatatataattgaagACTTGAATCAAGACCGATACGATAGCTTTTACATCAATTTTACATCCCTGATAAATCGTGAATTGTTGGAAGAATTTGCTAAAAAAGTTTCCATATCTGGTAAATCACAAAAGATTAAACAAGTTTTCGATCAATATTTAGATTATATTGTCACCGAGCCAAACTTGTTTTCATTGAATTTACCCGAAATTTTTACTCAGTTTAACAGCTCAAACACTGATGAAGAGAAAATTCACAAGTTGGTTGATGTCATTGCCAATGGATTATTATCTACTATTGTTTCTATGGATATAATTCCTGTTATACGAGCTCAACAAAATGGCCCAGCTGAATTTGTTGCACAACAATTGGACTTGAAATTAAGAGAATATTTAAGTAATACTAGAGGAAGCACAGTGGCCACCGCTTCGATTCAACAACGTCCTGTCTTGATCTTATTGGATAGGAATTTTGATTTGGCATCAATGTTTTCCCATTCTTGGTTCTATCAATGTATGGTCAGTGATGTATTTCAATTACAAAGAAACACAATTAAAATTACCAAACATGCAACAAAAGATGGAGAAAAGGATTCAACTAAAAATTACGATGTTGATCCCAAAGATTTCTTTTGGAACAAATATTCTCACCTCCCATTCCCTGATGCAGTTGAAAGCGCTGATGCTGAATTAAATGCATACAAAAATGATGCTAAAGAAGTTACTGCTAAAACAGGTATTAGTTCTTTGGACGATATTGACCCCAACGCAAATGCAACGGCTAATATCCAACAAGcagttgaaaaattaccTGAATTGACAGCAAGAAAGGCCACTTTGGATATGCACATGGACATATTGTCATCGTTGATCAATGAATTGCAAGCGAAAAACTTggataaatattttgaaatagAACAAAATGCCACGGATCCGAAAGTTTTGAAAGAGTTTTTGgaattgttggttgttgaCTCAGAGAGAGATAGTTCTTTGGATAAATTAAGAACATTCATAATTTTGACTTTGTTGGTAGATTTGACTCCtgattatattgaaaaagttaaatctattttcaaagaaaaataccCACAAGTTGATTTATCCAgttttaattatattttgaaatttaaaGAACACTCAAAATTGGCCAACTTATCGACATTGAACGAAACAAGTAATAATTTCACTAACCAAGCTTCACAGATGAACTCAAGTGCCTTATTGAGTGGATTGTCATCAAAACTTTACGGTTTGACAGAGGGTAAAATCTCTGAAGGATTAACTTCCATTGCtacaagaattaaaagttttatacctgaaaaaaaattgcttCCGATTACAACTATTGTTGAGGCAATTATGGATCCAGTTAATGCTTCTCAGCAGAGTGTCCAGTTGACTGACGAATACTTGTATCTCGATCCTAAATCAAGAGGCGGTCATTCAAAACCCCCTAAAAGACAATCTTATCAAGAATCATTggtgtttgttgttggtggtggaaATTATTTGGAATATCAAAACTTACAAGAATGGGCTAATGATCCTAATAAAGCTCGTAAAAAGGTTATCTATGGTAGTACTGAAATTACATCGGCAACCGAATTCTTAGATGAATGTGGTGTTTTAGGTAGCTAA